One segment of Pleomorphomonas sp. PLEO DNA contains the following:
- a CDS encoding DMT family transporter, whose product MSAARSLPLSARPGEVVAFLALCLGAVAMGISPIFVRIADVGPFASAFWRVALAVPVLAIWAVSEGGRGALLAAFRSRAIWLAGFFFAIDLFFWHLSILHTSIANATFLSSMAPIWVLLFSGLFIGEKVGRREAGGVIVCILGGAVLLGGSYTLDSTKLIGDIYGIGTSFGFGTYFLAIRAARREHSTGTVTFGATTVTALCLGIIAFTFEQKLLPSSLAGAATLAALAYVSHIGGQGLLAFALGYLSAAFSSLVIFMEVIAAALLAFLVFGEAIGWSQAAGGLMILGGIWIARPRS is encoded by the coding sequence ATGTCCGCTGCCAGATCGCTGCCGCTATCCGCCCGCCCCGGTGAGGTTGTGGCCTTCCTCGCCCTCTGCCTGGGCGCCGTCGCCATGGGCATATCGCCGATCTTCGTCCGCATCGCCGACGTCGGCCCGTTCGCCAGCGCCTTCTGGCGCGTCGCCCTGGCAGTGCCGGTGCTGGCCATCTGGGCGGTGAGCGAGGGCGGCAGGGGCGCGCTTCTGGCCGCCTTCCGTTCGAGGGCCATCTGGCTCGCCGGTTTCTTCTTCGCCATCGACCTGTTCTTCTGGCACCTTTCGATCCTCCACACCTCGATCGCCAACGCCACCTTCCTGTCGTCGATGGCGCCGATCTGGGTGTTGCTGTTCTCCGGCCTGTTCATCGGCGAAAAGGTCGGCCGGCGCGAGGCCGGCGGCGTCATCGTCTGCATCCTCGGCGGCGCCGTGCTGCTCGGTGGCTCCTACACGCTCGATTCCACCAAGCTGATCGGCGATATCTACGGCATCGGCACCTCCTTCGGCTTCGGCACCTACTTCCTCGCCATCCGCGCCGCCCGCCGTGAGCACAGCACTGGCACCGTCACTTTCGGCGCCACCACGGTGACGGCGCTCTGCCTCGGCATCATCGCCTTTACCTTCGAGCAGAAGCTGCTGCCGTCCTCGCTGGCCGGCGCGGCGACGCTCGCCGCCCTCGCCTATGTCAGCCATATCGGAGGGCAAGGGTTGCTTGCTTTCGCCCTCGGCTATCTTTCCGCCGCCTTCTCGTCGTTGGTCATTTTCATGGAAGTGATCGCCGCCGCCCTCCTCGCCTTCCTGGTGTTCGGCGAGGCGATCGGCTGGAGCCAGGCGGCCGGCGGTCTGATGATCCTGGGGGGCATCTGGATCGCCCGGCCGCGATCGTGA